One Paenibacillus sp. FSL W8-0186 genomic window carries:
- a CDS encoding AI-2E family transporter, giving the protein MLQKPFYRICLGIIMVLTIILLLSKVSFIFIPLVTLINILIVPVMLSGFLYYLLRPIVQFLERKGWNRMLSILAIYLLFAGVVTVFLIVVWPPLQKQVTDFVNNVPLLLRELQAQFNEIRQSRLFSMFSEQNAQISNKLTEYINSVIEAATKSISHVVTFLNDFFIVVGTAPILLYYMLKQDDRVTPTLTRMLPKRYRRDGEQVIHEIDNGLKGFIAGRMISAVLLAVMGFVGFWLIGLPYPLLLAIVGALFNFIPYFGPFLGAIPCVIVAFTESTSMVIWVIVIVVVSQQIEGNLISPYIYGKTINIHPLTTIILLLIAGDFAGILGMILAIPVYMMAKIIIVRMYQLYLDSRKGDEEDASLQAAVPASEDVHR; this is encoded by the coding sequence TTGCTGCAAAAGCCGTTTTACCGTATCTGCCTTGGCATCATCATGGTTCTGACGATCATTTTATTATTGTCCAAGGTTAGCTTTATTTTTATTCCGCTCGTTACTTTAATTAATATTCTAATTGTGCCGGTTATGCTGTCGGGATTTTTGTATTATTTGCTCCGGCCGATTGTGCAGTTTCTGGAACGGAAAGGCTGGAACCGGATGCTGTCCATTCTGGCCATCTACTTGCTGTTTGCTGGCGTGGTTACGGTCTTTCTGATCGTTGTGTGGCCTCCGCTGCAGAAGCAGGTGACCGATTTCGTGAATAATGTGCCGCTGCTGCTTCGCGAGCTGCAAGCCCAGTTCAATGAAATCCGGCAATCCCGGCTGTTCTCCATGTTCAGTGAACAGAACGCGCAAATATCGAACAAGTTAACAGAGTATATCAACTCCGTGATTGAAGCGGCCACTAAATCGATCTCCCATGTCGTCACTTTTCTGAATGATTTCTTCATCGTCGTGGGAACGGCGCCGATCCTTCTATACTACATGCTGAAGCAGGATGACCGGGTGACCCCAACCTTGACGCGGATGCTACCGAAGCGTTATCGGCGTGACGGCGAGCAGGTTATCCACGAAATCGATAACGGGCTCAAAGGTTTTATTGCCGGGCGAATGATTAGCGCTGTACTGCTGGCTGTCATGGGTTTTGTCGGCTTTTGGCTGATCGGTTTGCCTTATCCGCTGCTGCTGGCCATCGTCGGGGCGCTGTTCAATTTCATCCCTTACTTCGGTCCGTTCCTGGGGGCTATTCCCTGTGTGATCGTGGCATTTACTGAATCTACATCGATGGTAATTTGGGTCATCGTGATCGTCGTAGTTTCCCAGCAGATCGAAGGCAATTTGATCTCCCCGTATATTTATGGGAAGACGATCAACATCCATCCGCTGACCACAATTATTCTGTTATTGATCGCCGGCGACTTCGCGGGCATTCTGGGCATGATTCTGGCAATTCCCGTATATATGATGGCGAAAATCATTATCGTGCGCATGTATCAATTGTATTTGGACAGCAGGAAGGGGGACGAGGAGGACGCATCACTGCAGGCGGCTGTCCCAGCCTCGGAGGATGTGCATCGCTAG
- a CDS encoding potassium transporter TrkG: MLKRKKKQDSLSPAKVLTFGFTLIIVIGTFLLSLGPASASGQKLGLVDAFFMATSAVCVTGLVVVDPATQFSLFGELTLIILTQIGGLGFMTMGTLIALAFNRRISLRDRLVLQEAMKQNTLEGLVSLIRRVAIYSFVIESAGALLLAIRWSFDMPLGQALYYGVFHSISIFNNAGFDLFGAVHGPYSGLSAYVSDPFVNIVVIVLIVLGGIGFIVLADLLSFRTTRRLSLHSKVVLTVSGILIIAGSLLIFVMEVFKSPAFQELSLTDQIFAAVFHSVSARSGGVSTLSVSDMQQSTQFLLLLLMFIGAAPGSTGGGIKVTVFAILIGAMYSMLRGKEDIVFFRKRLSKESILRAITQTWLALFLVILTAMILSAVEDRAFLALLFETTSAFATSGLSLDVTTKLTDFSKVVLGLVMFLGRIGPLTLVYALTPKSKKELFRYPEGDFIIG; the protein is encoded by the coding sequence GTGCTTAAGCGCAAAAAAAAGCAAGATTCACTATCCCCTGCCAAAGTATTAACTTTTGGATTTACCCTTATTATCGTCATCGGCACGTTTCTGCTGTCCCTCGGGCCTGCCTCGGCGAGCGGCCAGAAGCTCGGTCTGGTGGACGCATTTTTTATGGCGACGTCAGCCGTCTGCGTAACCGGGCTGGTTGTGGTCGATCCGGCAACGCAATTTTCGCTATTCGGCGAACTCACGTTAATCATTCTTACCCAAATCGGCGGCTTGGGATTTATGACGATGGGAACCTTAATCGCTCTCGCCTTCAACCGGCGCATTTCCCTGCGCGACCGCCTGGTGCTTCAGGAGGCGATGAAGCAGAACACGCTGGAAGGACTCGTCTCACTGATTCGGCGGGTGGCGATTTACTCCTTTGTCATCGAATCGGCCGGAGCTCTGCTGCTAGCCATAAGATGGTCTTTTGATATGCCTCTGGGTCAGGCGCTCTATTATGGAGTATTTCACAGTATTTCAATTTTTAATAACGCAGGGTTTGACTTGTTCGGAGCGGTACATGGTCCTTATAGCGGACTTTCCGCTTACGTCAGCGATCCCTTTGTCAATATTGTGGTCATCGTCCTGATCGTGCTTGGCGGCATCGGCTTCATCGTACTGGCAGACTTGCTGTCGTTCCGTACAACTCGCAGGCTGTCCTTGCATTCCAAAGTCGTGCTCACCGTATCAGGGATTCTTATCATCGCCGGTTCGCTGCTTATTTTTGTGATGGAGGTATTCAAATCTCCCGCATTTCAGGAGCTGTCGCTGACGGATCAGATTTTTGCAGCGGTATTCCACTCCGTGAGCGCACGTTCCGGCGGAGTGTCGACCCTAAGCGTGTCGGACATGCAGCAATCGACCCAGTTCCTGCTTCTGCTGCTGATGTTCATCGGGGCCGCGCCAGGCTCTACAGGAGGCGGAATCAAAGTAACCGTGTTCGCCATCCTCATCGGCGCAATGTATTCCATGCTGCGGGGCAAAGAAGATATTGTATTCTTTCGCAAACGTCTGTCCAAAGAGTCCATTCTGCGGGCGATCACGCAGACTTGGCTGGCTCTGTTTCTTGTGATCCTTACTGCCATGATCCTATCCGCCGTGGAAGACCGGGCCTTTCTCGCGCTTCTATTTGAGACAACCTCGGCGTTCGCGACCTCCGGTCTGAGCCTGGACGTGACGACGAAGCTGACAGATTTCAGCAAAGTGGTGCTCGGACTCGTGATGTTCCTCGGCCGGATTGGACCGCTGACTCTAGTATACGCTTTGACTCCTAAATCCAAAAAGGAGCTGTTTCGTTATCCAGAAGGCGATTTTATCATCGGATAA
- a CDS encoding aminopeptidase, giving the protein MTDFDLKLQKYAELAVKIGVQIQKGQNLIINATIDSAELVRLIVKEAYNEGARFVKVNWSDDTVTRLRYDMAADDSFLDEPKWYAGEMLEYVENNAAVLHVISSDPDLLNGVPTERLTNHQKTYSKAMTKYRQLQMANFFTWSIVAVPSKAWAAKVFPNLPEDQQVPALWEAIFRTVRVDQPDPVAAWKEHIANLSQKADYLNRKKFQKLHYVAPGTDLTIELPADHLWVAAESDNDKGVSFLANLPTEEVFTAPLKTGVNGTVSSTKPLSYSGNIIDKFSLTFENGKIVGYKAEQGEATLKQLVEMDEGASYLGEVALVPHGSPISQSGLLFYNTLFDENASNHLAIGAGYAFTLNGGTTMSQEQLQEAGLNQSLVHVDFMIGSGEMDIYGISADGEQEQIFAKGNWAI; this is encoded by the coding sequence ATGACTGATTTCGATCTGAAATTGCAGAAATATGCGGAGCTAGCCGTCAAGATTGGTGTTCAAATCCAGAAAGGGCAGAATCTGATCATTAATGCGACGATTGATTCCGCTGAATTGGTCCGTCTGATCGTGAAGGAGGCTTACAACGAAGGGGCCCGCTTTGTGAAAGTCAATTGGAGCGACGATACGGTTACCCGCCTGCGCTATGATATGGCTGCGGACGATTCTTTCCTCGACGAGCCAAAATGGTATGCCGGAGAAATGCTGGAATACGTAGAGAACAATGCAGCCGTGCTGCATGTCATTTCCTCGGATCCGGATTTGTTGAACGGAGTACCAACGGAGCGTCTGACCAATCACCAGAAAACCTATTCCAAAGCAATGACTAAATATCGCCAGCTCCAAATGGCTAACTTCTTCACCTGGTCAATCGTTGCTGTCCCTTCCAAAGCATGGGCTGCCAAAGTATTTCCGAATCTGCCGGAAGACCAGCAGGTCCCTGCGCTATGGGAAGCGATCTTCCGCACCGTACGCGTAGACCAGCCTGATCCGGTCGCAGCTTGGAAGGAGCATATCGCGAACTTGAGCCAGAAAGCGGATTACCTTAATCGCAAGAAGTTCCAGAAGCTGCATTATGTCGCTCCAGGAACGGATTTGACGATCGAGCTTCCGGCTGACCACTTATGGGTAGCTGCAGAGAGCGATAACGATAAAGGCGTCAGCTTCTTGGCGAATTTGCCTACCGAGGAAGTCTTCACCGCCCCGCTGAAAACCGGTGTCAACGGCACGGTATCCAGCACGAAACCGCTGAGCTACAGCGGCAATATCATCGATAAGTTCTCCTTAACCTTCGAGAATGGCAAAATCGTCGGCTATAAGGCCGAGCAAGGTGAAGCGACCCTGAAGCAGCTTGTAGAGATGGATGAGGGCGCAAGCTACCTCGGTGAGGTAGCTTTGGTACCGCACGGGTCGCCAATTTCCCAATCCGGCCTCCTGTTCTACAATACCTTGTTCGACGAGAATGCCTCTAACCATTTGGCCATCGGCGCAGGGTATGCCTTTACGCTGAACGGCGGCACGACCATGTCGCAGGAGCAGCTGCAGGAAGCTGGCCTGAACCAAAGCCTGGTTCATGTAGACTTCATGATCGGCTCCGGGGAAATGGACATTTACGGCATTTCAGCAGACGGCGAACAGGAGCAAATTTTCGCCAAAGGCAATTGGGCGATCTAA
- a CDS encoding MFS transporter, translating into MKRLIWMGCWAYLLIGLAHVVVGSIMPNLLEHYGKEYTAGGSLIFAQFAGFLVGVLVSPLLISNFGKRTGLIIATGMLCIAEVCYTMLLPWEWMYVVGTVAGFGFGMIEAVIGTLIIVAVKEGTAVAMSKLEVFFGVGALVMPLIAGWLIRTEMWRFSFLFIALSALLMLLAWTKSDFGELNDLLNAKEAKREKKGALLAQYQGVRGLLLAVFTIFFFLYVGTEMSFVNFLPSLLIEKLGTDKSTAALSVTLFWMAMTVGRVFCGVIAERISYGRYVLWSCAASLVLISLFAITGQLSVMFVLILLFGLFMSGLFSIALVFASKLLPGAEESTPSILIAAGGTGGAALPLAMGKSMDVVGADTSAWLLSAFVALLLILSISAIFIERFRAKRIAEA; encoded by the coding sequence ATGAAACGCTTAATTTGGATGGGTTGTTGGGCGTATTTGCTAATCGGTCTAGCGCACGTCGTCGTCGGGTCGATTATGCCTAACCTGCTTGAGCATTACGGCAAGGAGTACACGGCCGGCGGAAGCCTGATTTTTGCGCAGTTTGCCGGTTTTCTGGTAGGGGTGCTTGTTTCACCGCTGCTTATATCCAATTTTGGTAAAAGAACAGGGCTGATCATCGCGACAGGGATGCTTTGCATCGCCGAAGTTTGCTACACGATGCTGCTTCCGTGGGAATGGATGTATGTGGTCGGGACGGTTGCCGGATTCGGATTTGGCATGATCGAAGCCGTTATCGGCACGCTGATTATCGTAGCGGTAAAAGAAGGCACGGCCGTTGCGATGAGTAAGCTCGAGGTATTTTTCGGGGTCGGAGCCTTGGTCATGCCGCTGATCGCTGGCTGGCTGATCCGGACGGAAATGTGGCGTTTTTCCTTCCTTTTTATCGCTTTGTCGGCTTTGCTGATGCTGCTGGCCTGGACGAAGAGTGACTTTGGAGAATTAAACGATTTGCTGAATGCGAAGGAAGCCAAACGGGAGAAGAAGGGGGCACTGTTAGCACAGTACCAGGGAGTACGGGGGCTGCTGCTTGCCGTCTTTACGATCTTCTTCTTCCTTTACGTCGGTACGGAAATGAGCTTTGTTAACTTTCTGCCATCCTTGCTAATAGAGAAGCTGGGGACCGACAAATCGACTGCTGCCCTCAGTGTTACCTTGTTCTGGATGGCCATGACGGTAGGCCGCGTATTCTGCGGGGTCATTGCAGAGCGCATTTCCTACGGCCGTTATGTGCTGTGGAGCTGTGCTGCTAGCCTGGTGCTCATATCGCTGTTTGCCATTACTGGGCAGTTATCAGTAATGTTCGTTCTTATTTTGCTGTTCGGACTGTTCATGTCGGGGCTGTTCTCGATCGCCCTTGTATTCGCCAGCAAGCTGCTGCCTGGGGCCGAGGAGTCTACGCCTAGCATCCTTATCGCTGCAGGGGGGACAGGAGGGGCGGCTCTGCCGCTCGCTATGGGCAAAAGCATGGACGTCGTCGGAGCGGATACATCCGCCTGGCTGCTGTCCGCGTTCGTCGCCCTGCTCTTGATTCTTAGCATTTCGGCTATCTTTATCGAACGATTTCGTGCAAAACGTATTGCCGAAGCCTGA
- a CDS encoding sigma-70 family RNA polymerase sigma factor, translating into MSERLKWLLVADFYDLAESVQEEIYYAFYDLVYGSVYYMIKDHQTSEDIIQEAFLKVVASKPAFDSEVGMKSWLKVVTRNTAINFLRKSKKYRNHLDADSVYIEIDPFINPTGSVEQIVETKLMEEAIIDYLHKLKPEYRLLMEYRWKLGLSYKEIAERLHISEDVVRQRLHRTREGIKKMLYKEWGDHIETKQSPRSRISRGV; encoded by the coding sequence ATGTCGGAACGCCTGAAATGGTTGCTCGTCGCTGATTTTTACGACTTAGCCGAGAGCGTTCAGGAAGAAATTTATTATGCTTTCTACGATCTTGTCTATGGATCAGTTTATTATATGATCAAAGATCATCAAACCAGCGAAGATATTATACAGGAAGCTTTCCTTAAAGTCGTTGCGAGCAAGCCTGCCTTCGACAGTGAAGTCGGGATGAAATCCTGGCTGAAAGTCGTTACGCGGAATACGGCCATCAATTTTTTAAGAAAAAGCAAAAAGTACCGTAACCATTTGGATGCGGATAGTGTTTATATAGAAATAGATCCATTCATCAACCCCACCGGCTCCGTTGAGCAAATCGTGGAAACGAAACTAATGGAAGAAGCCATCATCGATTACTTACATAAACTTAAGCCGGAATACCGCTTACTGATGGAATACCGTTGGAAACTGGGGCTGAGCTATAAAGAAATCGCCGAAAGGCTCCATATTAGCGAAGATGTTGTTAGACAGCGATTGCACCGTACGCGAGAAGGAATCAAAAAAATGCTGTATAAAGAGTGGGGTGACCATATTG